In one window of Miscanthus floridulus cultivar M001 chromosome 12, ASM1932011v1, whole genome shotgun sequence DNA:
- the LOC136497335 gene encoding serine carboxypeptidase-like 45 → MQGRSRDATTVATAVVCAAVLLLGDAWAVSAQQAAAAAEDKISALPGQPPVGFAQYSGYIPVDAAGKRSLFYYFAEAEADPAAKPLVLWLNGGPGCSSVGVGAFSENGPFRPSGNALTRNEYSWNKEANMLYLESPAGVGFSYSTDPTFYEGVGDSMTARDNLKFLQGWFAKFPQYKGRDLYITGESYAGHYVPQLGQRMVEFNNKEKLFNLKGIALGNPVLEFSTDFNSRAEFFWSHGLISDSTYNIFTTVCNYSRYVSEYYHGSLSTACDRVMSQVTRETSRFVDKYDVTLDVCISSVLMQSQILAPQQGSRELDVCVEDETMNYLNRKDVQQAMHARLTNGVQRWTVCSSVLEYKQLDMQIPTVNIVGALVKSGIPVLVYSGDQDSVIPLTGSRTLVSRLASRLRLNTTAPYRAWFQGKQVGGWTQVFGGGALSFATVRGASHEAPFSQPERSLGLFRAFLAGQQLPESFQ, encoded by the exons ATGCAGGGGCGCAGCAGGGACGCCACCACCGTTGCGACAGCGGTGGTGTGCGCAGCTGTGCTGCTGCTCGGCGACGCCTGGGCCGTCTCCGcgcagcaggcggcggcggcggcggaggacaaGATAAGCGCGCTGCCGGGGCAGCCGCCGGTGGGCTTCGCACAGTACTCCGGTTACATCCCGGTGGACGCCGCGGGGAAGCGCTCGCTCTTCTACTACTTCGCCGAGGCGGAGGCGGATCCGGCGGCCAAGCCGCTCGTGCTCTGGCTCAATGGAG GGCCTGGCTGTTCATCCGTGGGAGTGGGGGCGTTCTCAGAGAATGGGCCGTTCAGGCCTAGTGGCAATGCGCTAACAAGGAATGAGTATAGCTGGAACAAAG AGGCCAATATGCTGTATTTGGAGAGCCCTGCAGGGGTTGGCTTCTCCTATTCCACTGATCCTACCTTCTATGAGGGTGTTGGTGACAGCATGACAG CCAGAGACAATTTGAAGTTCTTGCAAGGCTGGTTTGCCAAGTTCCCGCAGTACAAGGGCAGGGACCTGTATATTACAGGAGAGAGCTATGCTG GCCACTACGTTCCACAATTAGGCCAGCGCATGGTTGAGTTCAACAACAAGGAGAAGCTATTCAATCTGAAAGGCATTGCT CTTGGCAATCCGGTGCTGGAATTCTCCACGGATTTCAACTCGCGGGCCGAGTTCTTCTGGTCGCACGGCCTGATATCGGATTCCACCTACAACATCTTCACGACGGTGTGCAACTACTCGCGGTACGTGAGCGAGTACTACCACGGCTCCCTGAGCACGGCCTGTGACAGGGTGATGAGCCAGGTGACGAGGGAGACCAGCAGGTTCGTCGACAAGTACGACGTCACCCTGGACGTCTGCATCTCGTCGGTGCTCATGCAGTCCCAGATCCTCGCCCCGCAG CAAGGGAGCAGGGAGCTGGACGTGTGCGTAGAGGACGAGACGATGAACTACCTCAACCGGAAGGACGTGCAGCAAGCCATGCACGCGCGCCTCACCAACGGCGTGCAGAGGTGGACGGTCTGCAGCAG TGTTCTGGAGTACAAGCAGCTGGACATGCAGATCCCGACCGTCAACATCGTGGGCGCGCTGGTGAAGTCGGGCATCCCCGTGCTGGTGTACAGCGGCGACCAGGACTCGGTCATCCCGCTGACGGGCAGCAGGACCCTGGTGAGCCGGCTGGCGAGCAGGCTCCGGCTCAACACCACGGCGCCGTACCGGGCCTGGTTCCAGGGGAAGCAGGTGGGCGGGTGGACGCAGGTGTTCGGCGGCGGCGCGCTGTCCTTCGCCACGGTGCGCGGCGCCTCCCACGAGGCGCCCTTCTCGCAACCGGAGCGCTCGCTCGGcctcttcagggccttcctcgcCGGACAGCAGCTGCCGGAATCGTTCCAGTGA